The DNA segment GGCACATACACAACCCATCCCGGTAATTGCCGAGGAAGACTTCTCTGCTGAATCTGAACGACCCGTATTCACCATCATCGCCTGCCGGGTTACTTTTCCCTGCGTTCTGCAATAAATTTCGCCAGTCCATTGATTGAAACAAAGGCCTCTTTTCCTTCGTCCATGTCCTCGATCTGCACGCCGAAATGTTTCTGAACCAGAACCACCATTTCCACCGCATCCAACGAATCAAGGCCCAGCCCCTCTTCAAACAGGGGAGAATTATCGTCAATTTCTTCGGGTTTGACATCCTGAATCTTCAAATCCCGAACAATCATTTCCTTCAGTTGTTTTTTTAATTCCTCCATTGCCGCTCCAATTATGTATTAATTATTTTTAATGCCTACAGGCTATTCTCAGATTGAAGCCCAAAAGACGTGCTGTTGCCGTGCTGTCCTTTCTGCGACTTGCGCCGGGCACGGCCTGCGAATTATTAAAAGCCACATTATTTATTAAACGATTTTACTGCTTCCAGAAATCAAAAAAATTATACCATTGATAGGGATAACTCTCGGTATATTTTTCCATTGCCCCGGCAAATCGCTTTGCGCACAGGACGATTTCATCCTGCCTTTTATCCCGGTCGCTTTTTTCCGGATAAAAAACATCCCACACCCGGAGACTATACCTTTTTCTACCGGTTTTGGCTGCCAAAAGAACCGCCACCGGCGACCCGGTTGCTGCGGCAAGATTATAGGCTGCGGAAGGGAGACGGGCAGGGAAACCGAGAAAATCCACCTCTGCATGCGGCCCCTTGGTCAGCCGGTCTCCCATAATGGTTACCACCTCACCTTTTTGAAGAGCAGCGGTGGATTCCACCATGCCGCCAAGAAACCCTTCATTATTAATGATTTTAAAGGGAAGGGGTTCCTTTCTGAGATCAAAGTAATGCTTGGCAACCGCCTCCTGCTCATAATGCATCAGCGAATTGACCGGTGCGGGCAGTTCACAGATATGGGCAAGCGCCGTCTGCCAGTTGCCCACATGGGCAGTCAACAGGACCAGCCCTTTACCCTTTTTGACAATGCCCAGGAGTTCCTCCCGGCCGATCAGTTCACCCTCAAATTGCCTGCCGTGCTTGATGCCAAGCCATCCCCGGTCCACCAGAACCTTGCCGAATGAATAGACGATGCGAAAGGTATCCAGCCAGCAACCAACCCCCTTGCGTCCGGGAAATCTTTTCTGCCGATACGGGGCGGTATCCTGATGAATTTTCCTGCTGAACAGAACATAGGTGAAAATCACCGGTCCCAGAATAAAATAGGCGCCCCCCTGCCCTGTTACAAACAGCACCGCATAAAAAAATCCATGCCCCAGGGCCTCAAGCTTTTTCAATAAACTGCTCACTCGCTTTCAGAAGCCTCCCAATCAGCACTTTTGCCGGCTCGAAGCTTCACAACGCCGAAATAGGCAATCACCCCGAACAGCAAACCCAATAGCGGACCAACGATCAATGAGCCAAGAAACCATTCCCATAATCTC comes from the Pseudomonadota bacterium genome and includes:
- a CDS encoding acyl carrier protein, producing MEELKKQLKEMIVRDLKIQDVKPEEIDDNSPLFEEGLGLDSLDAVEMVVLVQKHFGVQIEDMDEGKEAFVSINGLAKFIAERREK
- a CDS encoding lysophospholipid acyltransferase family protein, producing the protein MSSLLKKLEALGHGFFYAVLFVTGQGGAYFILGPVIFTYVLFSRKIHQDTAPYRQKRFPGRKGVGCWLDTFRIVYSFGKVLVDRGWLGIKHGRQFEGELIGREELLGIVKKGKGLVLLTAHVGNWQTALAHICELPAPVNSLMHYEQEAVAKHYFDLRKEPLPFKIINNEGFLGGMVESTAALQKGEVVTIMGDRLTKGPHAEVDFLGFPARLPSAAYNLAAATGSPVAVLLAAKTGRKRYSLRVWDVFYPEKSDRDKRQDEIVLCAKRFAGAMEKYTESYPYQWYNFFDFWKQ